In a genomic window of Weissella tructae:
- a CDS encoding thymidine kinase, whose amino-acid sequence MAQLFFRHGAMASGKSIEILKVAHNYETQGRHVLLLTSALDDRTEIGTIASRIGLNRPARAISDADNLFELINSEDDVAAVLIDEAQFMAPEQVLQLTKVVDELNIPVLAFGLKNDAFNHLFAGSEALLIYADKIEEMKTLCSFCGRKATMNLRVADGQPVYEGAQVQIGGDESYLPVCRRHYNAPDMTALTERFGKK is encoded by the coding sequence ATGGCACAACTATTTTTTAGACACGGGGCAATGGCCAGTGGAAAGAGTATTGAAATTCTAAAAGTCGCCCATAACTATGAAACACAGGGTCGTCATGTTTTGTTGCTAACTAGTGCGCTGGATGACCGTACTGAAATTGGTACGATTGCATCACGTATTGGTTTGAACCGCCCAGCTCGTGCGATTTCAGACGCTGATAACTTGTTTGAACTAATCAATAGTGAAGATGATGTTGCTGCTGTTTTGATTGATGAAGCACAATTTATGGCACCAGAACAAGTGCTGCAATTAACTAAAGTTGTGGATGAATTGAACATTCCGGTTTTGGCATTTGGACTAAAGAACGATGCCTTTAACCACCTATTTGCTGGGTCAGAAGCGTTGTTGATTTACGCTGACAAGATTGAGGAAATGAAGACGCTATGTTCATTCTGTGGTCGTAAGGCAACAATGAACTTGCGTGTCGCCGATGGACAACCTGTCTATGAAGGGGCACAAGTCCAAATTGGTGGGGATGAATCATACTTACCAGTTTGTCGTCGTCATTATAATGCACCAGACATGACTGCATTGACTGAACGTTTCGGCAAGAAATAA
- a CDS encoding L-threonylcarbamoyladenylate synthase, with protein METQIWTSSELSAAVSAIQAGQLVSFPSETVYGLGANAFNEQAVQQVYAAKGRPSDNPLIVHVADIAQVTDFALTNAWADTLMATFWPGPLTMILPVKPDALSETVTGGLDTVAIRMPDNDVTRQLIRDAGVPLVGPSANTSGRPSPTLAAHVYHDLQGKIAGVVDDGATMIGVESTIIDLSTEQPTVLRPGKITPEELADVLGVDVISEVTMKDASAAPKAPGMKYRHYAPDKDVFMVAVDEWSDVLAWVATHPSEVGLMMPSSVITDLSVSDAWSLGDDVNSAMAQLFAGLRHFDGRAEIQTIFVADFPRDSIHAAYNNRLLKASGGHRATELWTD; from the coding sequence ATGGAAACACAGATTTGGACATCATCAGAACTTTCAGCAGCCGTATCAGCTATTCAAGCCGGTCAACTGGTGTCATTTCCGAGTGAAACAGTCTATGGATTAGGAGCAAATGCTTTTAACGAGCAAGCAGTGCAACAAGTATATGCGGCTAAAGGACGCCCGTCCGATAACCCGCTGATTGTGCACGTCGCGGATATTGCTCAAGTCACTGACTTTGCACTAACAAATGCATGGGCAGATACTTTGATGGCTACTTTCTGGCCAGGTCCTTTGACGATGATTTTGCCTGTTAAGCCGGATGCATTGTCTGAAACGGTGACGGGTGGCCTAGATACAGTTGCGATTCGTATGCCGGATAATGATGTGACGCGTCAATTGATTCGTGATGCAGGTGTACCGTTAGTTGGGCCGTCAGCCAATACTTCTGGTCGACCATCACCAACTTTGGCTGCACACGTGTACCATGACTTGCAAGGAAAAATTGCAGGGGTGGTAGATGATGGTGCAACGATGATCGGGGTTGAATCAACGATTATTGATCTTTCAACGGAACAACCAACGGTTTTGCGTCCAGGTAAAATTACGCCAGAAGAATTGGCGGATGTGTTAGGTGTTGATGTGATTTCAGAGGTGACGATGAAAGATGCATCAGCTGCACCTAAGGCGCCGGGGATGAAATACCGTCATTATGCACCTGATAAGGATGTATTTATGGTTGCGGTAGATGAATGGTCTGATGTCTTGGCTTGGGTTGCAACGCACCCAAGTGAAGTGGGATTGATGATGCCCTCTTCTGTGATAACTGATTTGTCAGTATCGGATGCATGGTCATTAGGTGACGACGTGAACAGTGCGATGGCACAATTGTTTGCTGGATTACGTCATTTTGATGGTCGCGCAGAAATTCAAACAATTTTTGTTGCTGATTTCCCC
- the prfA gene encoding peptide chain release factor 1, translating to MNEIFERVQAVVDRYDEISEMISDPTIIADTKRFMALSKEEGQLRETVEAFRNYQATIEEIDANKELLNEDLDAEMEEMTKEELKELRATKDALEEKLKVLLLPKDPNDDKNIIMEIHGAAGGDEGALFAANLYDMYARFAERQNWNVEVIDENKTEIGGYKEIVLMITGDNVYSKLKFENGAHRVQRVPETESAGRVHTSTATVGVMPEYEDVDIEIEDKDLRVDVYRASGAGGQHVNKTSSAVRMTHLPTGIVVAMQDQRSQQQNRLKAMEIMKARVYDHYASQNEAEYAEQRKTAVGSGDRSERIRTYNYPQNRVTDHRIGLTLNKLDRVMNGELNDVIDALVIADQTAKLEALKQG from the coding sequence ATGAATGAAATTTTTGAACGTGTGCAAGCCGTGGTGGATCGTTATGACGAAATCAGCGAAATGATTTCTGATCCAACAATTATTGCGGACACAAAGCGCTTTATGGCCCTATCAAAAGAAGAAGGGCAACTTCGTGAAACAGTAGAAGCATTCCGTAACTACCAAGCAACCATCGAAGAAATCGACGCCAACAAGGAATTGTTGAACGAAGATTTGGATGCTGAAATGGAAGAAATGACTAAGGAAGAACTTAAGGAGCTACGTGCAACTAAGGACGCCTTGGAAGAAAAGCTAAAGGTGCTATTGCTACCTAAGGACCCTAACGATGACAAGAACATCATCATGGAAATCCACGGAGCTGCTGGTGGAGACGAAGGTGCTTTGTTTGCTGCTAACTTGTACGACATGTACGCCCGTTTTGCAGAACGTCAAAACTGGAACGTTGAAGTTATTGATGAAAACAAGACTGAAATTGGTGGATACAAGGAAATCGTTTTGATGATTACCGGAGATAACGTGTATTCAAAGTTGAAGTTTGAAAACGGTGCTCACCGTGTGCAACGTGTGCCTGAAACTGAATCAGCTGGACGTGTTCACACGTCAACAGCGACGGTTGGGGTTATGCCTGAATACGAAGATGTTGATATTGAAATTGAAGACAAGGATTTGCGTGTCGATGTTTACCGTGCCTCAGGGGCCGGGGGACAACACGTTAACAAGACGTCATCAGCCGTACGTATGACTCACTTGCCAACTGGTATTGTTGTGGCAATGCAAGACCAACGTTCACAACAACAAAACCGTTTGAAGGCGATGGAAATCATGAAGGCACGTGTGTATGATCACTATGCCTCACAAAACGAAGCTGAATATGCGGAACAACGTAAGACGGCCGTTGGTAGTGGGGATCGTTCAGAACGTATCCGTACTTACAACTACCCACAAAACCGTGTTACTGATCACCGTATCGGTTTGACCTTGAACAAGTTGGACCGTGTTATGAACGGTGAATTGAACGACGTAATTGATGCTTTGGTGATTGCCGATCAAACAGCAAAGCTTGAAGCCTTGAAGCAAGGGTAA
- the prmC gene encoding peptide chain release factor N(5)-glutamine methyltransferase: MFDSYGGLEPQETIESVRNWGDYQLEPYVHDKEERLAQIDYLLTGILDWNYSQLSNNANTILEDELLLRFKMAINAIKGGRPVQYALGHAAFYGREFNVDSRVLIPRQETEELVEWILSTQAKSTLDVLDIGTGSSAIATTLAVERPDWQVTASDISSDALAVAKSNADKFDAGVRFVESDLFASIEGQYDVIVSNPPYIAESEEAQMDTSVIGFEPHLALFADDEGLALYKQMAQDLLRYLKPTGQAFFEIGYQQGPALVALFETLPNVTVTLKQDMSGHDRMIRVQREA, encoded by the coding sequence ATGTTTGATTCTTATGGTGGACTAGAGCCGCAAGAAACAATTGAATCTGTTCGTAACTGGGGTGACTATCAATTAGAACCTTATGTTCATGATAAAGAAGAACGCCTAGCCCAAATCGATTACCTATTGACGGGTATTTTGGATTGGAATTATAGTCAACTTTCTAATAATGCGAATACCATTTTAGAAGATGAACTATTGTTGCGCTTCAAGATGGCAATTAATGCTATCAAGGGTGGCCGTCCGGTACAATACGCTTTGGGGCATGCGGCTTTTTATGGTCGTGAATTTAATGTGGATAGTCGTGTCCTAATTCCGCGTCAAGAAACAGAAGAGTTAGTGGAGTGGATTTTAAGCACACAAGCTAAGTCAACCTTAGATGTATTGGATATTGGAACAGGATCAAGTGCAATTGCGACCACATTAGCAGTGGAACGTCCTGATTGGCAGGTAACTGCTAGCGATATCTCATCAGATGCATTAGCTGTTGCGAAGAGCAATGCTGATAAGTTTGATGCAGGTGTTCGTTTTGTTGAAAGTGATTTGTTTGCTTCTATTGAAGGTCAATATGATGTGATTGTTAGTAATCCACCTTATATTGCTGAAAGTGAAGAAGCACAAATGGATACGTCAGTCATTGGTTTTGAACCTCATTTAGCGTTATTCGCAGATGATGAAGGATTAGCTTTATATAAGCAAATGGCGCAAGATTTGTTGCGTTATTTGAAACCAACAGGACAAGCATTTTTTGAAATTGGTTATCAACAAGGACCTGCATTGGTTGCCTTGTTTGAAACCTTACCAAATGTGACCGTGACTCTGAAGCAAGATATGAGTGGCCATGATCGCATGATTCGTGTGCAACGGGAGGCATAA
- a CDS encoding type 1 glutamine amidotransferase encodes MAEYKLNIAHLYGDLMNTYGDYGNAVSLAYYAKQLGVEMETEIISLGDKFDAKAYDFVLFGGGQDYEQQIVSEDLPSKAEDIKAYIEADGPLLGVCGGFQLLGDYFILADGTRVEGIKAMGHYTLNQTDSRFIGDVIIEDPTNGDIYHGFENHQGRTFLDDKQRPLGKLKQGQGNNGEDGGEGLVYRNVYGTYFHGPIFARNGNLTLRVLEKMLNRRYPDVDWHSQIAEVEPEFY; translated from the coding sequence ATGGCTGAATATAAGTTAAATATTGCGCATCTTTACGGTGACTTGATGAATACCTATGGTGACTATGGAAATGCTGTTTCTTTGGCTTACTATGCAAAGCAATTAGGCGTTGAAATGGAGACCGAAATTATCTCACTAGGTGACAAGTTTGATGCGAAAGCATATGACTTTGTGTTGTTTGGTGGTGGTCAAGATTACGAACAACAAATCGTTTCAGAAGACTTGCCAAGTAAGGCTGAAGACATCAAGGCGTACATCGAAGCTGATGGACCTTTGTTGGGAGTCTGTGGTGGATTCCAATTGCTAGGTGATTACTTTATTTTGGCAGATGGAACACGTGTTGAAGGAATTAAGGCCATGGGTCACTACACATTGAATCAAACAGATAGCCGTTTCATTGGGGATGTGATTATTGAAGACCCAACTAATGGTGATATCTATCATGGTTTTGAAAATCATCAAGGGCGTACTTTCTTGGATGATAAGCAACGTCCACTTGGGAAGTTGAAGCAAGGCCAAGGAAACAATGGTGAAGATGGTGGTGAAGGACTTGTTTACCGCAATGTCTATGGAACATATTTCCACGGACCAATCTTTGCTCGTAATGGGAATCTAACTTTGCGCGTTTTGGAGAAGATGTTGAACCGTCGTTATCCAGATGTTGATTGGCATAGCCAAATCGCTGAAGTAGAACCTGAATTTTATTAA